The nucleotide window TCTGGCGAGAGCGATCTCGCTCGGTCAAGAGCAGGTCCTGCAGGACTTCCAGACACGGCATTTTGAGAGCGGGCTTGGCGGAGTTCCGTAGGTGCCCACCGGTAGCGTGTGGCCTGGCAAGGTGTGGCTGGGGAGGGGACCGTGCAGAGAAGCGCCGCCCATTGCGGCGCCTCACTCGCCTGGACAGTTTGGTGACTTGGACGGCAGGTGCGTTAAGGTGGGCCTAACCGACGTCCAGCTGGCCAAAAGCCTGGGCGTGCGGCGGACAACCTAAAAGATTAAGCCAGAGGAAGTAAGTTCTGTCAGGGGGAGCGGAGCGCGAGCGACTTGATGCGCTCCGGGTGACGCAACCGCTGGAGGATTCTGAGCGCGTCGGGATAGAACGCTTCGCGCTCATCTGCCAGCATCCTGCTGAAATAGGTCTGCTTCAGGTGTCCCCAGAAGCCCTCAATCCAGTTCAGAGTCTCGGAGTTGTACTTCGGTAACCGGAAGGGGCGTACGTGTGGGCTGGCTGCTTCGAGGGCGGCCTGAGACAGGCGGGAGTTGAAGGGCACACCGTTGTCGAGCACGAGCACGATGGGGCGCCCCGTGCGCCGGGCTCGTTGTTCCAACTGAGCCAACAGCGGCAGGAATAGCGCGGTGGTGGCGGTCTTGGGCTGATGAGTGAAGAGAAACTGCCGGGAAGGGAATCGGATGGCTCCGCACACGGCGACCCTCACGTTCTGGCCTGGAGTCTTCACCCATTGGCGCGCTCCGCGACGGCGCCACATCGAAGAAGCGACCGGCAATAACTCGAATCGGGTGGAGTCGGCGTACCACAGCTCCAGGTGTGCCTGAGGCTCGCGGACGACCCTCTGCAAGAGGCGCAGGCGTCGAGCGGCGCGTTCTTTTCTCCTCCGGATCGGCCAGGTGCCGAGTGGTGCGCTTGGCGCGGCGCCAAACGAAACCATGGCAGCGCAGCAATTCGCCTACCCAGCGCGTGCTGAGGCTCACCCCCGTGCGCTGCTGGAGGTAGGCGGCTGTGACACGCGGTGGGCGTCCAGGCCGCGCTGCATCCGCCAGTCCCTCGAGGCCCTGCTGGCGCCATCGATTTCGGCACCTGTAGACGCTTCGGGCACTGATTCCCAGCGCCTGGGCAATGCTGTGAGCGCTCTGGCCCTCGGCGCTCCACAAAAGGATGGTCGCTCTCAGCGCCATGCCTTCCTGACCTTGGCGCAGCGCTGTGCGCAGGCTGCGTGCGTCGGTGTTCAGGACTCAATTGGATGCCCTGGGACTCCAATTCCACCAGGGCTCCTCTTCACGGGCTCCCTTGAGGCTACCCCCTGACAGAACTTACTTCCACTGGCTTAGACGAGGCTGTTATCTCGGCAGCGGCGGCCATGCTCGAGACCATGGCGGAGGGGGCGCGCGCGTTCTGGGGGCATGCGTCACGGTATAGTTACGGCGCGGAAGTCTCGGAGCAGTTTCGCCGCTCGCCTCATGGACCGGAGCGCTCACCCCGAGGGCTTCCCATGCTCAATCTTCCAGAAAACCTCCCCGCGCCTGCGATTCCCTGTTTCCTCGGGTGGTTGAACTATTGGTCTGCTGCTGCCGCGCAGGCCATCGGGTTCCCGGACCCGGCCCGCGACGCCGAACTGCTCACGCGGGCGCAGCGCACGCCGTCGGGCGGCTGGGTTGTGATGCTCACGGATGCGCCGCTCGATTCTGACGACCCTGCCCACCTGGACGCACTCAATCGGGCCTACGAGCGCTTCCCAGTGATCGGCGGGTGCAGCTCTCCACGCTGAAGGAGGTTGCCGCGCGTCTCCTGGCACACTCCACCGGCCCGAGCTGGCACTGCCGGACGCGCTCTGCACCCGGGCCGAGCTGGCGCTATCTGACGCGCGCCAACATGGCCTATGCGTATGGACCTGGTCTGTCGAGGTGGGGGCCCGGGGGCGGAGACTCACAATTTGTGGACGGCCTGGGTGGCGGGCCCGAGGTCACGCACGGCCGAGCTACTTGCGGCGGACCTGGACGCCTTTCGCGCCATACGGGGTAGAGGCAAGGGCCGTGCCCGTCGACCGTCTGGCAGGTCCCCCATCATCCCGGTTGCTCAATTGCTACTTGTGCTACCTGCTGTGTGGCCCATCAAGGAATTGCAGGGCTGTTGAGGTGAATGGAACCTTGGGATCATAGATAGGAACGTGGTCGCCGCCAGGAATAATCCATAACGCCGCATCCGGTATGGAACGGTAGATGCTTACAGGAATTTCAACGGGGAAAAAGCGGTCGCGATCGCCGTGCACAACGAGCGTACGAGCTGCAATGTTTGATAAAATTTGCGCAGTGAAATTCATATCGTCGTAGTCTTCGCTTAACGCATTGAACTGCGCAATGAGTTGACGAATCTGTTCATCACCGCGGTGTGCGCACTCCCGATACATCTCTTGCACTTGTTGGGGCATGGTGCCAAACGAGGCTCTACGCATGATGGTCCTTGCCTGATCGGGAAAATGGGAGGTTGCACTAATCAACACCATGGAGTCGATGCGCTTGGGTTGGCTCGTCGCCATATGAAGGAGCGTCATGCCGCCAGAACTCATACCCATGGCCGAGAAGTGACTGACCCCCAACTTTTCAAGCAAGAGGAACACGTCACCGGCCGCTTCCCGATGCGTGAACTTGTTCTCGGGGTTGGTGGATCGGCCATGGCCACGCAGATCCACGATGATCAGTCGATGGCGCTCTGAGAGCTTGGCGGTAAAGGGATGCCAGTTCCGTGCACAGCCGCCAAATCCATGCAAGAGCACCAGGGGCTTTCCGGCTCCGTACTCCTCGTAGTACATCTCAATGTTGTCGATTTGAACGGTGTGCCCCCGCGTGGATGTCTGTTTCGAGGGGGGCTTGCGTGCTTTGGGCTTCATGGGTATCGGACCGCTCTGTTGCACAAGACTCCGGTGGGGGGCAACCACCTTGTGCAGCAGCGGCCCGTCCTTCTTACGCGGCCCTCTTCAGGGCGACGGACTCCATGTAGACGGCCATGGGCGTCCGGTACTCGAGCGCTTGGTGGGGACGCTCCTGGTTGAAGAAGCGCATGTAGCCGCCGATACCGCCCCGGGCCACCCGCACGTCCTCGTAGGCGAGGAGATATACCTCCTCGTACTTGAGGCTCCTCACAGTGCCCCTGTCCCTCCTATGCGTTGGAGAAGGCCACAGCCGAGGCGAGCCAAGCCTTCTTCGGCAAGCCCTTCATGGCCATGGGCGAGGGCGGCACCATCCCGTTCATGGAGATGCTGGAGAAGCTCACCGCGGCCGTGGCCAGCGTGGTGGCCACCCACTTTAACCGGTAAGCAGGAAGCGTCCAAAGCCGTGTAAGGGAAGGCATCGAGCCCGTGGTAACGCAGCGGCCCGGCTACGGGAGGCTGCAGAATTCAAACCCACGGCCAGGCGATGGCAAAACCCCAGGCAGGCCGCGCTGTTATCAGTTAACGCCTCTTTGGGGATGGTCCTGCCTGCCCACGAGCCCCACGCCAAATGCCTCCTCGTAGGGTGGCGGAATCCTCTCACGCTGGGCAGTGCGAACAACCTCCTCCAGCTTCTCACTGACGGTGCGCACGTGAGCGGGCACTCCTTCGGTGACGACGGCCGACATCGCCGAGCCGTCCTCGAAGTGGAACCACAGGCTTCGGATGGGCGATACCCTCACCGGGCGTCTCGAGAATGTGTTCGAACGCGCTGAGAAGCTCCGCTCGATCGCCGCCATGTCTTCTACAGGCACGCTGATCCGGAACCGGGTCTCCCGGAACATCTGGTCCCGCTTCACGAGCCCCAGCAGCGTGAGCAACGGTCCGAACGCTCCACCCTTTCGTTGAATGGACTGGATCACGCCGTCGCCGCGCGCGTTCAGAACCACTGCGGTTCCACCTTCCAGTGGATCGATTGCCTGCCAGAGAATTGCCGCGAGGGACATGCACGCACGGTAGGTCGAGCGAGCACCCAACCGATCAAGATTATTGGGCTTCCCTGCATGGAGGCGGCGGTTTTCGAACCCGCTCCGGGTGGTGCGAAACTCCCAGCGATATCGCGCCCTTACCTCGTAACCGCCCGGAATGCTTGGGAATCGATATCCCGCCGCGTCCCTTGCTGTCCCGCCCTGTTCCAGTCCGTTCCGCACTCTCACGCAACACTGACGCAACATGGTGGAAGGGTGAAGGCCACCGGGAGAACCGTGCTGCGGGGCTACCTACAGGTTGCTGACCTCCTCTAAACGTTTAAGGCTAGATCCAAGTGCTCCCTAGATAGTGTTACCCGCTCGTATCGCGATGCCGCTTCGAGGGCAAAGCCACCTGGAACTTTGTGGAAAATCTCGCGCAACGCTATAATTCCATTCATAACTCCCTAGCAGGCTGCTGAAAAAGTAGCTGAAGGGGCTGGCGGAGACGCCCCGGTCTGAGCTACCTGCCCGAGAAGAACCGACGCGGGAGGTAGTGAAGATGAGGGGCAACGTGACGAGGCAGGCGACGATGCTGTCACTGGTGGGCCCCGAGCAGCGGGTACCCCGAGACCACCCAATCCGGCGAATCCGGCAGTTGGCGGATGCGCAGTTGCAGAAGCTCTCGCCGGTCTTGGGGGCCATGTAT belongs to Stigmatella erecta and includes:
- a CDS encoding transposase, which codes for MVSFGAAPSAPLGTWPIRRRKERAARRLRLLQRVVREPQAHLELWYADSTRFELLPVASSMWRRRGARQWVKTPGQNVRVAVCGAIRFPSRQFLFTHQPKTATTALFLPLLAQLEQRARRTGRPIVLVLDNGVPFNSRLSQAALEAASPHVRPFRLPKYNSETLNWIEGFWGHLKQTYFSRMLADEREAFYPDALRILQRLRHPERIKSLALRSP
- a CDS encoding alpha/beta fold hydrolase, with the translated sequence MKPKARKPPSKQTSTRGHTVQIDNIEMYYEEYGAGKPLVLLHGFGGCARNWHPFTAKLSERHRLIIVDLRGHGRSTNPENKFTHREAAGDVFLLLEKLGVSHFSAMGMSSGGMTLLHMATSQPKRIDSMVLISATSHFPDQARTIMRRASFGTMPQQVQEMYRECAHRGDEQIRQLIAQFNALSEDYDDMNFTAQILSNIAARTLVVHGDRDRFFPVEIPVSIYRSIPDAALWIIPGGDHVPIYDPKVPFTSTALQFLDGPHSR
- a CDS encoding integrase core domain-containing protein is translated as MRSLKYEEVYLLAYEDVRVARGGIGGYMRFFNQERPHQALEYRTPMAVYMESVALKRAA